The following are from one region of the Prionailurus bengalensis isolate Pbe53 chromosome A2, Fcat_Pben_1.1_paternal_pri, whole genome shotgun sequence genome:
- the DDX49 gene encoding probable ATP-dependent RNA helicase DDX49 isoform X2 encodes MAGFASLGLSSWLVEQCRQLGLKQPTPVQLGCIPAILEGRDCLGCAKTGSGKTAAFVLPILQKLSEDPYGIFCLVLTPTRELAYQIAEQFRVLGKPLGLKDCIIVGGMDMVAQALELSRKPHVVIATPGRLADHLRSSNTFSIKKIRFLVMDEADRLLEQGCTDFTADLETILAAVPTRRQTLLFSATLTDTLRELQGLATNQPFFWEAQAPVRTVEQLDQRYLLVPEKVKDAYLVHLIQNFQDEHEDWSIIIFTNTCKTCQILCMMLRKFNFPTVALHSMMKQKERFAALAKFKSSIYRILIATDVASRGLDIPTVQVVINHNTPGLPKIYIHRVGRTARAGRQGQAITLVTQYDIHLVHAIEEQIKKKLEEFSVEEAKVLQILTQVNVVRRECEIKLEAANFDEKKEINKRKQLILEGKDPDLEAKRKAELAKIKQKNRRFKEKVERVLQRQKGGGAGRRGRPPRAPPEGHAAPAPTQDQS; translated from the exons ATGGCCGGCTTCGCTTCGCTGGGGCTGTCATCGTGGCTCGTGGAACAATGTCGGCAGCTGGGTTTGAAGCAACCCACGCCTGTACAGCTCGGCTGCATCCCCGCCATCCTGGAGG GTCGAGACTGCTTGGGCTGTGCCAAGACAGGCAGTGGCAAGACAGCAGCATTTGTCCTGCCCATCTTGCAGAAGCTGTCTGAGGATCCCTATGGCATCTTCTGCCTTGTCCTGACACCCACCAG GGAGCTGGCCTACCAGATTGCAGAGCAGTTCCGGGTCCTGGGGAAGCCTTTGGGCCTGAAAGACTGCATCATTGTCGGCGGCATGG ACATGGTGGCCCAGGCCCTAGAGCTGTCCCGGAAGCCACATGTGGTCATCGCCACaccagggcgcctggctgaccACCTCCGTAGCTCCAACACTTTCAGCATAAAGAAGATCCGCTTCCTG GTGATGGATGAGGCCGACCGGCTGTTGGAACAGGGCTGCACCGACTTCACTGCGGACCTGGAGACCATCCTGGCAGCCGTGCCCACTCGCAGACAGACGCTGCTCTTCAGCGCCACACTGACTGACACGCTCAGAGAGCTTCAGGGTCTGGCCACCAACCAGCCCTTCTTCTGGGAGGCTCAGGCCCC GGTGCGTACGGTGGAACAGCTGGACCAGCGCTACCTGTTGGTGCCTGAGAAGGTCAAGGATGCCTATCTGGTCCACCTGATTCAGAACTTCCAGGATGAGCACGAGGACTGGTCCATCATCATCTTCACCAACACGTGCAA GACCTGCCAGATCCTGTGCATGATGCTGCGTAAATTCAACTTCCCCACCGTGGCTCTGCATTCCATGATGAAACAG AAAGAACGCTTTGCTGCCCTGGCCAAATTCAAGTCCAGCATCTATAGGATCCTGATTGCAACAGACGTGGCCTCCCG GGGCCTGGACATTCCCACAGTGCAAGTGGTTATCAACCACAACACCCCCGGGCTCCCGAAGATCTATATACACCGCGTCGGGCGGACAGCCCGTGCAG GGCGGCAAGGACAGGCCATCACACTGGTGACGCAGTATGACATCCACCTGGTACATGCCATCGAGGAGCAGATCA AGAAGAAGCTGGAGGAGTTCTCGGTGGAGGAGGCCAAGGTGCTGCAGATCCTTACGCAGGTCAATGTGGTGCGGAGGGAGTGTGAGATT AAACTGGAGGCGGCCAACTTTGATGAAAAGAAGGAGATCAACAAGCGGAAGCAGCTGATCCTGGAGGGGAAG GACCCCGACCTGGAGGCCAAACGGAAGGCTGAGCTGGCCAAGATCAAGCAGAAGAACCGGCGCTTCAAGGAGAAGGTGGAGCGGGTGCTGCAGCGGCAGAAGGGTGGCGGGGCGGGCCGCAGGGGGCGTCCGCCCAGGGCCCCCCCTGAAGGTCACGCGGCCCCAGCGCCCACCCAGGACCAGTCCTGA
- the DDX49 gene encoding probable ATP-dependent RNA helicase DDX49 isoform X1, whose product MAGFASLGLSSWLVEQCRQLGLKQPTPVQLGCIPAILEGRDCLGCAKTGSGKTAAFVLPILQKLSEDPYGIFCLVLTPTRELAYQIAEQFRVLGKPLGLKDCIIVGGMGTGGPGRLWVGDPCSLRPPLPRPTSHIPPADMVAQALELSRKPHVVIATPGRLADHLRSSNTFSIKKIRFLVMDEADRLLEQGCTDFTADLETILAAVPTRRQTLLFSATLTDTLRELQGLATNQPFFWEAQAPVRTVEQLDQRYLLVPEKVKDAYLVHLIQNFQDEHEDWSIIIFTNTCKTCQILCMMLRKFNFPTVALHSMMKQKERFAALAKFKSSIYRILIATDVASRGLDIPTVQVVINHNTPGLPKIYIHRVGRTARAGRQGQAITLVTQYDIHLVHAIEEQIKKKLEEFSVEEAKVLQILTQVNVVRRECEIKLEAANFDEKKEINKRKQLILEGKDPDLEAKRKAELAKIKQKNRRFKEKVERVLQRQKGGGAGRRGRPPRAPPEGHAAPAPTQDQS is encoded by the exons ATGGCCGGCTTCGCTTCGCTGGGGCTGTCATCGTGGCTCGTGGAACAATGTCGGCAGCTGGGTTTGAAGCAACCCACGCCTGTACAGCTCGGCTGCATCCCCGCCATCCTGGAGG GTCGAGACTGCTTGGGCTGTGCCAAGACAGGCAGTGGCAAGACAGCAGCATTTGTCCTGCCCATCTTGCAGAAGCTGTCTGAGGATCCCTATGGCATCTTCTGCCTTGTCCTGACACCCACCAG GGAGCTGGCCTACCAGATTGCAGAGCAGTTCCGGGTCCTGGGGAAGCCTTTGGGCCTGAAAGACTGCATCATTGTCGGCGGCATGGGTACAGGGGGCCCAGGGAGGCTCTGGGTAGGGGACCCCTGCAGCCTCAGACCCCCCCTGCCCAGACCCACCTCTCATATTCCACCTGCAGACATGGTGGCCCAGGCCCTAGAGCTGTCCCGGAAGCCACATGTGGTCATCGCCACaccagggcgcctggctgaccACCTCCGTAGCTCCAACACTTTCAGCATAAAGAAGATCCGCTTCCTG GTGATGGATGAGGCCGACCGGCTGTTGGAACAGGGCTGCACCGACTTCACTGCGGACCTGGAGACCATCCTGGCAGCCGTGCCCACTCGCAGACAGACGCTGCTCTTCAGCGCCACACTGACTGACACGCTCAGAGAGCTTCAGGGTCTGGCCACCAACCAGCCCTTCTTCTGGGAGGCTCAGGCCCC GGTGCGTACGGTGGAACAGCTGGACCAGCGCTACCTGTTGGTGCCTGAGAAGGTCAAGGATGCCTATCTGGTCCACCTGATTCAGAACTTCCAGGATGAGCACGAGGACTGGTCCATCATCATCTTCACCAACACGTGCAA GACCTGCCAGATCCTGTGCATGATGCTGCGTAAATTCAACTTCCCCACCGTGGCTCTGCATTCCATGATGAAACAG AAAGAACGCTTTGCTGCCCTGGCCAAATTCAAGTCCAGCATCTATAGGATCCTGATTGCAACAGACGTGGCCTCCCG GGGCCTGGACATTCCCACAGTGCAAGTGGTTATCAACCACAACACCCCCGGGCTCCCGAAGATCTATATACACCGCGTCGGGCGGACAGCCCGTGCAG GGCGGCAAGGACAGGCCATCACACTGGTGACGCAGTATGACATCCACCTGGTACATGCCATCGAGGAGCAGATCA AGAAGAAGCTGGAGGAGTTCTCGGTGGAGGAGGCCAAGGTGCTGCAGATCCTTACGCAGGTCAATGTGGTGCGGAGGGAGTGTGAGATT AAACTGGAGGCGGCCAACTTTGATGAAAAGAAGGAGATCAACAAGCGGAAGCAGCTGATCCTGGAGGGGAAG GACCCCGACCTGGAGGCCAAACGGAAGGCTGAGCTGGCCAAGATCAAGCAGAAGAACCGGCGCTTCAAGGAGAAGGTGGAGCGGGTGCTGCAGCGGCAGAAGGGTGGCGGGGCGGGCCGCAGGGGGCGTCCGCCCAGGGCCCCCCCTGAAGGTCACGCGGCCCCAGCGCCCACCCAGGACCAGTCCTGA